Proteins from a genomic interval of Lycium ferocissimum isolate CSIRO_LF1 chromosome 2, AGI_CSIRO_Lferr_CH_V1, whole genome shotgun sequence:
- the LOC132046510 gene encoding peroxidase 49-like → MARSMSFFIFIALLAFAPICFSFKSNNGNLHPHYYYKSCPKAQEIVRSVVAKAVAKEARMAASLLRLHFHDCFVKGCDASLLLDSSRGIVSEKGSNPNKNSARGFEVLDDIKSALEKECPQTVSCADILALAARDSTVLAGGPSWEVPLGRRDSRSASLSGSNNNIPAPNNTFNSILSKFQRQGLDLVDLVALSGSHTIGNSRCTSFRQRLYNQSGNNKPDSTLDQSYAAQLRNKCPKSGGDNNLFFLDFVSPTKFDNSYFKLLLASKGLLNSDQVLATKSQASLALVKQYAENNALFFDHFAKSMVKMGNISPLTGSKGEIRKNCRKINSS, encoded by the exons ATGGCTAGGTCCATGagcttcttcattttcatagcTCTCCTTGCTTTTGCACCAATTTGTTTCTCTTTTAAGAGTAACAATGGTAATCTACACCCGCATTATTATTACAAATCATGCCCCAAAGCGCAAGAAATTGTCAGGTCTGTTGTTGCCAAGGCTGTTGCCAAAGAAGCCCGAATGGCTGCTTCGCTGTTGAGGCTCCATTTCCACGATTGTTTTGTCAAG GGATGTGATGCATCTTTGCTTCTGGATAGCAGCAGAGGTATAGTATCAGAAAAAGGATCAAACCCCAACAAGAATTCAGCTCGTGGATTTGAAGTCCTTGACGACATTAAATCTGCACTGGAGAAGGAATGCCCTCAAACTGTTTCGTGCGCTGATATCTTGGCACTTGCTGCTAGGGATTCTACTGTATTA GCTGGTGGACCAAGCTGGGAGGTTCCATTGGGAAGAAGAGACTCCAGAAGCGCCAGTTTAAGTGGCTCCAACAACAATATTCCTGCTCCAAACAACACATTTAATTCCATTCTCTCAAAGTTCCAGAGACAAGGACTTGATCTTGTTGACCTTGTAGCTTTATCTG GAAGCCACACAATTGGAAACTCAAGATGCACCAGCTTCAGACAAAGGCTCTACAATCAGTCAGGAAATAATAAACCAGACTCTACTCTGGATCAATCATATGCTGCCCAATTGCGCAATAAGTGTCCAAAATCTGGAGGTGATAACAACCTATTCTTCTTGGACTTTGTCTCTCCCACAAAATTTGATAACAGCTACTTCAAGCTCTTGTTGGCTTCAAAGGGCTTGCTGAACTCTGACCAAGTTCTTGCTACTAAGAGTCAAGCATCATTAGCGTTAGTGAAGCAATATGCAGAGAACAATGCGCTTTTCTTCGACCATTTCGCCAAGTCTATGGTTAAGATGGGCAACATTTCTCCCTTGACAGGTTCCAAAGGGGAAATCAGGAAGAATTGCAGGAAGATCAACTCATCTTAA
- the LOC132046511 gene encoding peroxidase 72-like: MAQSTSFFFLIALLAFAPICFSFKSNYNGNLYPQYYYKSCPKAQEIVKSVVARAVAKEARMAASLLRLHFHDCFVKGCDASLLLDSSRGIVTEKRSNPNRNSARGFEVIDEIKSALEKECPQTVSCADILALAARDSTVLAGGPNWEVPLGRRDARGASLSGSNNDIPAPNNTFNTILTKFKRQGLDLVDLVALSGSHTIGNSRCTSFRQRLYNQSGNSKPDSTLDQSYAAQLRNKCPKSGGDNNLFFLDFASPTKFDNSYFKLLLASKGLLNSDQVLTTKSQSSLALVKQYAENNALFFDHFAKSMVKMGNISPLTGYKGEIRKNCRKINSS; the protein is encoded by the exons ATGGCTCAGTCCACGAGCTTCTTCTTTCTCATTGCTCTACTTGCGTTTGCACCAATTTGTTTCTCTTTTAAGAGTAATTACAATGGTAACCTATACCCCCAATATTACTATAAATCATGCCCAAAAGCTCAAGAAATTGTCAAGTCTGTTGTTGCCAGGGCTGTTGCCAAAGAAGCTCGAATGGCTGCTTCATTGCTGAGGCTCCATTTTCACGACTGCTTTGTCAAG GGGTGTGATGCATCTTTGCTTCTGGATAGCAGCAGAGGTATAGTAACAGAAAAAAGATCAAACCCCAACAGGAACTCAGCTCGTGGATTTGAAGTCATTGATGAGATTAAATCTGCACTAGAGAAAGAATGCCCACAAACTGTCTCTTGTGCTGATATATTGGCACTTGCTGCAAGGGACTCCACTGTTTTG GCTGGTGGACCAAACTGGGAGGTTCCATTGGGAAGAAGAGATGCCAGAGGTGCCAGTTTAAGTGGCTCCAACAATGACATTCCTGCTCCAAACAACACATTTAATACCATTCTCACTAAATTCAAGAGACAAGGCCTTGATCTTGTTGACCTTGTTGCTTTATCTG GGAGCCACACAATTGGAAATTCAAGATGTACCAGCTTCAGACAAAGGCTCTACAACCAGTCAGGAAACAGTAAACCAGACTCTACTCTGGATCAATCATATGCTGCCCAATTGCGCAATAAGTGTCCAAAATCTGGAGGTGATAACAACCTATTCTTCTTGGACTTTGCCTCTCCCACAAAATTTGATAACAGCTACTTCAAGCTCTTGTTGGCTTCAAAGGGCCTGCTGAACTCTGACCAAGTTCTTACTACAAAGAGTCAATCATCATTAGCCTTGGTGAAACAATATGCAGAGAACAATGCGCTTTTCTTCGACCACTTTGCCAAGTCTATGGTTAAGATGGGGAACATTTCTCCTTTGACAGGTTACAAAGGGGAGATCAGGAAGAATTGCAGGAAGATCAACTCATCTTAA